TCAGAGTACTTTAGTGAGTGAAAATTATGCTGTTGGAGTCGTTGTGTGGTGTAGGCTTAATTCTGCAGCATTGCTGTCAAAGGAGTTCTTATGGTGGAGCTGTTACCTTCTAAAGTAAAACACTAATGAGATGTGAGaaactgtatgtttttgcatcCATACCAGGTGGCATTTTTAAAGGACAATTAGATTTTGGTTTGCTATGAAAAGATCCAGCACAACACCCAAAAGGGAGTCATTATCTCAGTATGGTGCACAAAAACACTTATCAGTGCAGAATATAACTTCTAAGCAGCCACAATAGACTGACTGCATTATTTTAATGAAGCAGTCCAAATATGGCCAGTTACCTTGTACTGAAGTATCACTTTTTTGCATGTGAATGTGTGCTCACGTTTATGTATAAGTGCTTTTTCGCATTTATTTGAAAGTGCACACATGTGTTGCATCCTATGCAGATGTCATTTAAGAGACAATGAGGGATTAAATAGAGAAATTGTAGCGCTCACACAGCTGGAACACGCCTGACATCTCAGTCAGCCTCGTCTGCTACCGCCAAGACGTTTCTTTTCATGAATTTATAACTTGTCTTTACAACCCGTCTGATCGCTTCGACTTGGAAAGCTGAACTAAAACAACTGACATCAGTGAGTTTCTCTGTTCACTGAGTCACTTCTTTAAATTCCTCGCTGTAGCGTGATGCTTATGACATAGAGTTTTAATGctacaaaataatgaatttaaacaGTATAGTGATAAGAATAGTCTCCTATGTTTCTTTTGTCTTGATTTTCTTTCATCACCAATCACCAATTTTTTGAATACTTTGCTTTACTCAAATGATTCTCATCTCTCTTAAATGGAAGCTGTGTATcaaaaagagtttacagatcgAACTAACCTCGACCTCTTCTGTCCCGCAGGACATCACCAGCCTGCTCCACACCATCTACGAGGTCGTGGACGCCTCCGTCAACCACTctcccagcagcagcaagaCGTTGCGGGTCAAGCTGTCGGTGGCTCCCGACTCCAGCCAGAGGTGGAGGAGTTGCACGCAGGGTGCGGCAGGTAAAGCTCGCATTAACACGGTGGGCGGGGGCGGGGGTgaggggagggggagaagaagaagagagggcgTTCTGGGGTCCCCCTTGTGTTGCCTGCTGTCGGCTCACCCAGAGATGTGTTTGTTGTCATGCAGAAAGGCGGCTGCTTCAGGCCTGTCAGAGCTTTGTTCCTCGCAGTCTCGGCGTCGCTCCATCTCTCCCACTCAATGGGGTTCATTTTTAATGATGGGGGGAGTGACAGAGCTAAGAGAGGGCCCCCTCCCTCAGCGCCTTCAAATACTCTGAAAGAAACCTTAAGAGATGTGCCGAGTCCTTTTGATAACCGCagccatttttcttttctccaaagttcccttttttcccctcctctctttctcccccctttTCTCAGAGCTGCCGGGAAAATATAGCTACGTTCAACTTAACTTTTCTCACTGACGACTTGGTAAACAAGTAGTCAGggaaaaatatctcaaaaagtATATATTCCTGTGTGTTTGCGTCCTATTGTTTCGGCTATAAATATCCGTCAAGAGATTCAAACAAAGCAAGCTTTGAAAATATCGCCTTCATGCTAATTTGAAACTGCATCAGATCTCGCGTCCTTAATAAACAATTTCTGAAGTCTgcatgttttttcatttttttttcattccttGCCTTATAAGAGGCTGGGAGTTGAAAATAGAATAAATGAAgcattgttgtttttccttttctatAGATCTTCAAAGTAAAACCCCAAAACAAAGGTTGCTTTCTTCTGAGGCTTGTGTGACTGTTGtcgtgtgcatgagtgtgtgtgtgtgtggctgctctgtgtagctctctTTGATAATAGCCTCCTgtctttcacacatacacagacatgtCCCACCCCAGAGAGAAAAATGACAAGTGCATAGAAGACCCCAAGAGTGCGGACAAGAAGACTCGAGCACTCCTAAGGTAAACCCACCTCCCCCTGCACACGACAGTCTCTATTGTTGAAGCTTGTGGTGtctacaagaagaagaagaagaagaagaatgtgaagtttattattagcatatttttttattatgtcaCTGATTATAACATTCACTTTTTGAAAGAGAAAAGTTTCTCGTTTAAAGTGGCTAGGGGGCAGTGGTTGTTTAAGGAAGGATTCACACTTGGGAGCTGCAGACGTCTTCGACTCTTTAATTAGTTTTACCCAAATTTACCTCCACCGACTGCACTAAAGAGGAGTTAACAGTAGAGGGGGAGAGTCAGCCCTCTTACCGCTCTGTTCAAATACTCCCAGTCGAGGTTCAAACCTGTGATTTTCCAGTCACAATCTCACTCCTCTAACAATTACCGCGCTGCTGCCTGATCATAAGGAACACTTGTTTTACTTTCTCCAAACACTACCATACTGCAACCTCTCTGGCCCAAACTGCTACCTAATGAGAGGTGCCGCTCTCGTCCACAGGCGCCACCACAGTGACCACCACACCCAGCCGGGCTGCCAGCGCCACTGTGTGGATGAGAACCTGGAACGCAGGAACCACTACTTGGACCTGGCAGGCATCGAGAACTACACATCCCGCTTCGGAGCCGGTGAGTGGACCGGGGCCAGGGGTTTATAGAGGGGGAGTGGGGAGGGAGAAACTCAGACCGTGGCCCCTTTGAAGCTGCATCCAGGGGCCCTCATTACTGCGGCACCTGCTTGGAGCCATTAGGTGGAACTACCAGCCAGTACAAACATCTGGGCTCCGGCAAAGCACAATACATCAAGTGTTCAAGGCTAAAGCCCATCAATGTAACAGGGCTGTTGTGAAGTGAAATATTGGGTCTAATAAGCAGCAGCCTTGATCTGATGGTCGGTGATGACATGTGATTATTTTAATGTTGGTCCTGTTAGGAAAGTGCTAACAGAGATGTGCTCTCTGTCACATCGAGTCAGAGTTATCCGCATGAAGAAAGAACCTGAAGTCAAGCTGCCAGAATCTTATCCTGGAGCTTTTTACTACATCTTTATTAGTGAGCTGTTGGCACGATAATTTGGacattttcttccctttttttccacGGATTTGAGTGTGCATGCAATACATTTTGACAAGTCCTGTGGCAGAATTGTTCTCTGCAACCTTGAAGTTTGTTGTTGATTCCACTTCctcagttaaaataaatacctgTGTCCGTCTCCGTCGCAGCACCCACCACCACGGAGCCGACGAAGGCCGAGCCTCAGACCCGCCCATCCAACCAGACGCGCTCTCGCTCCCACGAACCAGAAAATGGCCACTCCCACCCCCACCATCGCCGCTTGCACACTGTTGTGGACGCAGTTGCTCCGGACAGCCTCCACCCCGCCCGCACGCGAGGACAAGACTCAGGGAAACACGCCCTCCGTTCCCCCAAGACCCACAGCCGAACGCCTCCTGCGCAGATCAGCAGCAGGGTGATGAGAAGCCGAGGTGTCCCTCCTCCCCCGGCGATACCCAGCCAGACGCCCCCTCACCAGTCCTCGGCGCCCTACCGCAAGCACAAGCAGCGGTCCAAGGAGAGCCAGGGCTACAGGGCTTTGGGCTCTCTGGCTCCGGGACAAGTGGTGGAGAAGGAGCAGGTGAGGGACCTGCCCAGTGTGCTGCTGTACGAGGGCGGGCTGGCGCAAGTGGTGCAGCGGCAcgagcaccaccaccaccatgaaCACCATCACCACTACCACCACTTTTACCAGTCCTGAATTTCCACCCTGCCTGGGACAGCTCAGCACTCCTGCAGCCCCGCAAAACCCAACCAGGCCAGCAGACACTGACTGCAGTGAGCTTCCTCCTCAACCGCCGGGCTGCCCTACATTGTGCCTTTGTAGTAGACACAGGACATGAGTAGGAGGGGAGAATCATGGGAGGGGTGTCCCAGTGCTGTTATTAATCAGTGTTATAAAGAGGTTGGTCAGACATACAAAAGCTCGGGTATGCAGCAGGACAGTGATTCAGGGCCACAGCAGGTTCCAGGACTGAGGATCACGGCACAGAGGGGCAGTTTTGATAAACAACCCTGAAGTTCCTCTCGGCCCCGACCCTGTAATCCTCTACCTGACGAACTCTACAGCTCCAAACCAGCACCACAACCCTTCCAGACCGCTAAGCCAAAAGGTTTTTTTAAGGAGAAGGAGGGACGAGAGGAAGAAAGACTgtgatgtaaaaatgaaaatatatgaaaGAATATAGGTGATAGGAGAGCAGGGCAtagtgtgcatatgtgtgtgtgtgtaaaaagcGCGTGAATGTGTGGCCGTAgcaagactgtgtgtgtgtgtgtgtgtgtgtgtgtgtgtgtgtgtgtgtgtgtgtgagtgtcacGACACTGGTGTCTGTTGAAAAACCACTTGAAGTGCGCTCATGGGTGCGTGAGTATTTAAAGCAGGCTGTCAGGCAGGTTTTTGAAGATGAAAATGAAGATTCTGATTCAAGCACGCAATACCCCGTCAGCAAAAATGGGaaggaaaaaagtttgaaatgttATAAAGtactaaaaaaaaggaaaaaaaaaaaagaacagagatCCCAAATCCGCTGCTACCTCTAATTTTATCCTAATTGTTGTTGTAATGGTGACTTTGACTAAGCATTCAGAGGTTATTTTCAAATTGCTTCGAAACCTTtttgaaagaagagaaaattGCGTCATAATCTGCAGTACTGAAGTGTCAAAAAAAGCTCCTTACTTTTATTAACTAACATTGACTGTACATAAGGTATATATTGTTATCAATTTTATAAGCTTTATTGATAATGTGATATCTTTGTATTCACTATCGGAAgcttttatgtttgtttttccttcacAGCCGCATTTTATAAGACCACTAGGAGCCTCATTTTGACTAGAAACTGTACAATTGTCATTTACTCCGTCTCACACCCTCTCTCATTCTCCCTCTGTTTTCAACTTTCTTACCATGTGATTAGATACGGAACTGCGATCTGGTAATTATGCCTGGATGACTAAAATCCCAACTCTCAACAGTGCTGTTTAATGTCCATCATGCTGATAATGAAGACTATTATGTACTAGTGTGTGGGTCTGCATTAGAATCTGAAAAACCTGGAAAAATATCACACAACATTTCTCAGAAGTGTCAGTTTAGTTATCCTGAAATAGCAATTGCCCTTTGACGCCAGTGAGTGTTTGTAACAAAGCTCTTCTTTTTATTTGAATGTCTGAAATCACATGATCTCAGTCCCATGATgctcttaaaaacaaaactagaaACTAATTATTTATGCATATTTGCATAAATTCCAAACCAAGTTATATCCAGCCAGTTAGAGGTTGGCGTATTCATTCATCAGCATGAAGTTTGGCCTTTAgggagtgctttttttttttgttatttatgccGGGAAATATTTTGCTGAGCATGCATGTCATTTTTCACCCCCGCCTTGCTTCAGATCCAAGCAGTTACACATAATCACACCTGGGAGTTGCACCATAGCGCCATGGTTTTTTCATTTTGGACTTCCGACTTTCACCACTTTCCCCTAACTCGTCGCAGCTCTGTTGTCCAGCCCCGGGGTCACGCGGCTGCTCCCTCTGTTTCCGTGGCATCTTCCTGTCCCCCAGCTGTCAGCAGGTCTTTCACCGTGCCGCCATGTGGCCTCAGAGCTCAGCCAACAAGGCTCTGTTTGTGGTGCGGCAGGGGCGAGTGCTCTTTCAGCTGTCTCATTCCTCTGGTGCTGGATAACACTGGGCCCGGCCCGCAGTCTCCACTAGACCCATAACTCAGCGCTGCTGCTCTCCTGCCATCACCGGGGACCGTCTGTTCATCCTGTCCCATGATGCTCTCGGGGCATAAACATGCAGATGTTTGTGCCAACGACATGCGATGCAGTGAATTGAGAGGTGCAAATGTAAGGGTGTCCTTCCCAGTATTCTTAGTGAGCGCACATCTTCTTTTCAGCACTTCCCAGCATCACATTTAGAAATAACCTGCCCCTATGCATCCATAGTCTGTTTTTAGGGCTTAAATGTCATGTTCAAGGACAACCGCATCCATATAGAGAAAATAAGATAATGATGGATCATGTCAACCAGACCCCAGGGCCCACTAGTGTTCAAACTATAGCTGCTATGTTTGATTCTGCTGTAAGTGTTTGTGATGAGCAAGAATGCAGTGTATGCCAGTCTTACCCTCAGCCCTGCGGTGTCCTGTCACAGCTGCAGGCCATCCTTTAGCAGAGGCACCAGTGAGACGGGTCATCCCACGGGACCAGGCGGTGGA
Above is a genomic segment from Sebastes umbrosus isolate fSebUmb1 chromosome 2, fSebUmb1.pri, whole genome shotgun sequence containing:
- the nkd1 gene encoding protein naked cuticle homolog 1; the protein is MGKLHSKHAAICKPRESPEGDSFVVNACLARKGIDDWLVKQKYYCTSSRLEQQDCHHKNNCGLTTRDSINEACAQRIGDEHYRLQVALPPEKTDSCCVEEKMQGRDSQSPAGPQKQLQFEELECAVSVEEDNRQEWTFTLYDFDNNGKVTREDITSLLHTIYEVVDASVNHSPSSSKTLRVKLSVAPDSSQRWRSCTQGAADMSHPREKNDKCIEDPKSADKKTRALLRRHHSDHHTQPGCQRHCVDENLERRNHYLDLAGIENYTSRFGAAPTTTEPTKAEPQTRPSNQTRSRSHEPENGHSHPHHRRLHTVVDAVAPDSLHPARTRGQDSGKHALRSPKTHSRTPPAQISSRVMRSRGVPPPPAIPSQTPPHQSSAPYRKHKQRSKESQGYRALGSLAPGQVVEKEQVRDLPSVLLYEGGLAQVVQRHEHHHHHEHHHHYHHFYQS